GGACCTCGGCAACCTCATCAGGACACTGCGGCTGAAATGTCGATCCGGGCAGGGGATCAGCCAGCCAGGCATGCCGCAGGACCAGCGCGCCGTCCGGAAAGCGGCCCAGGTACGCTCCCAGAAAACGGGTCGGGCGCACCCGCACCCCGGCTTCTTCCCACGCCTCGCGCACGGCGGTGTCCTGCGGGTTTTCGCCTGGCTCCACCGTTCCGCTGGGAATGTGCCACAGTCCGGCCTTACGGGACTGTCCCGGCACGCCGCGTTCCC
Above is a window of Deinococcus aerophilus DNA encoding:
- a CDS encoding Nudix hydrolase produces the protein MQHGEHTHVPVELRAAGVVILNEAGDILLVRERGVPGQSRKAGLWHIPSGTVEPGENPQDTAVREAWEEAGVRVRPTRFLGAYLGRFPDGALVLRHAWLADPLPGSTFQPQCPDEVAEVRYIGRAGFEALYAAGSIRMYHTRRFYDDALRERALNR